Part of the uncultured Cohaesibacter sp. genome is shown below.
CGGCCCCGACTGCATCCACAGACTGCGCACGATCGGCAACAGAACATCCGAACCGGCCATGCCGTAGACGGTAAAATGAAACTGATAATTGAGCCCTGAGGTTACGCTAACCTGCTCATCGTCGAGCGGTTTCTGGAAAGCAGCCTCGCAGGCGGCAGTCATGTCGCGCAGGCTCTGCAACGTGACAGCATCGGTTTTCGGAGTGGCCAGCCGCACCAGCTCGCCCTCGATGAGGCAGCGGACCCGGGCCAGATCCTCCAGTCGTTCGGACGTGATCAGTGGCACGCGCGTCGACCGGTTGGGCATCATTTCGAGTGCCTGTTCCGAGACCAGTCGCGCCAGCGCCTCACGCACCGGCATGATGGAAACCTGCAGCGTGTCAGCCAGCGCCTGCATCCTCAGCACCTGACCTGCAGCAAAGACGCCATGCATCAGCGACCGGGCAAGTTCCTGATAAACCCGTTCCTGCAAGGATTCCCGTGCAATGGACCCCAGTCCCGGTATCGCCTTGTCATCGCCTGCCTGATCTGCCTTCAGCAAGTTTTTCATGGTTTGGCTGCGTCTCCCACTCTCAGAAAATGGCATTCCCACCTGTATGGGGCTTTTTCTGTTGCTCTCTCTTTTTTTGCTTGCAAAAGCGACTTGTGTCAATAATCTTTGATCAAAGATAAAAGATATAAACCCGTCCGGACCAAACCTAGCGATCACATGCCGGACAGGAAGCACCTGGGGATGTGATGACGCAGACCATGGAAGGCCGACAAAGCGCGCAAGACGCACGGCCATCGAATGAAGAGCCAATTTTGAAAGCCCGGTCTCTCAGCCGCAGCTTTCAGGGCTTCAAGGCAGTGGATGATTTGTCCCTTGATCTCCACGAAGGTGAAATCATGGGCCTCATTGGTCCCAACGGCGCAGGCAAAACCACCATGTTCAACATGCTGGCCGGGTCCCTGCTCCCCACATCGGGCACAATCCATCTCAAGGGGCTGGATATCAGCCGAGAAGGAGCCGAGAAGAGACTGAGGCGCGGCCTTGGCCGGACCTTTCAGATCCCCCGCCCCTTTCCCGAGATGACCGTGCTTGAAAATGTGCTCTGTGGTGCTCAGGGCCAGTCTGGCGAGAAAGCCATCAGTGCCTTCTTCCGCCCGGCCAGAAGCCGCCGCGATGAAGCACTGGCGCTCGAAAAGGCCCGGCATCTGACGGACTTCCTGATGCTCTCCCATCTGGAGAACGAGAAAGCCCGCGTGCTTTCCGGCGGTCAGCGCAAACTGCTGGAACTGGCACGCATCCTGATGGCCGATCCCAAGGTCATCCTGCTCGATGAACCGGCGGCAGGTGTCAATCCGACCCTTCTTCAGGACATCATGGCCCGCATTGTCACCCTCAACGAGCAGGGCGTAACCATCCTGCTCATCGAGCACAATATGGACATGGTGGCGCGGCTTTGTTCGCGGGTCATGGTGATGGCCCTTGGCCAGAAGCTGGCCGAAGGGGCCCCCGATGTGGTCATCCGCGACCCCGAAGTTGTCCGCGCCTATCTGGGAGATGCCGCATGACGCCGGACATTCTCAGACTGAAGCATCTGCACGCCGGTTACCAGCCCGACCTGCCGATCATCAACGGCATCGACCTCACGGTTCGGCAGGGCGAGTTCGTTGTGCTGCTGGGGCCGAATGGCGCTGGCAAGTCGACACTGGTCAAGGCGATTGCCGGGTTGGTGCCGATCCACTCGGGGCTGGTGTTCCTCAGGGAAGAGAACATCACGCATCTGCCCGCCCACATGAAGCTGCACAGCGGCATGACCTTCGTGCCGCAGACGGAAAACATCTTCACTCAGATGAGCATCCGCGAAAATCTGCAGATCTCGGCCCAGATCTTGCCAAAGCAGTTGCGTGCAGAGCGCATCGAGGCGATGTTCGCCATGTTCCCGGATCTGGCAAAACGACCGTCCACACGCGCCGGCGCCCTTTCAGGTGGCCAGCGGCAGATGCTGGCCGTAGCCCGCGCCCTCATCACCGACCCCAAGCTGCTGATCCTTGACGAGCCATCCGCCGGTCTCTCCCCGATGCTGGTCGATGAGGTCTTTGCCCGGATCAGCATGATCAACCAGACCGGCATCACCATCCTGCTGGTCGAGCAGAATGTCCGCGTCGGGCTCAATGTCGCGTCCCGCGGAGTGATCCTTGTTGAGGGCAAGGTCGCCCACGACGCCCCTTCGGCCGAGCTCAAAGGTGATCCGGTGGTCGCCGAGCTTTATCTGGGCGGTGGTTCCGAGGAGACAGCGCAATGACCCTGCAACCGCTCATGGACGGCCTCGTCAACGGCTCGATCATCGGCCTTGGTGCCATTGGCGTCACGCTCACCTATTCCATTCTGCGCTTTGCCAATTTCGCCCACGGCGAACTGCTGTCTTGGGGGGCCTATCTTGCCCTCACGGTCAGTGCCGCGCTCGGTGCGCTGTTGCCCGGCCTTGGCACCCCGATCGGCCCCTTCTCCTTTGGCTGGTCGGTGCCCATCGCCATGATCGCCTCGATGTTCCTCACCGGCCTTGTTGCCCTGACGGTCGACTGGCTGTTGTTCGGGCGACTGCGCAATGCCGGATCGGCCCAGATCATTCTGGTGATGTCGTCTTTCGGTGCCGCCCTTGCGCTACGCAACCTGCTCGAATTCATCTACACCTCAAGCCCTGCCTATTTCACGACGGCGCTGCAGATTTCGCGGCCCGTCCTGCCCGGCCTGCGCGCCACACCGGACCAGTTGCTTGTGCTGGTGCTGGCAGTGGTCATGGTGGTCGCGGTCCACCTGCTACTGACCCGGTCCGCTGCGGGCCGCTCCATGCGGGCGGTGTCGGAAAACCCGGCGCTTGCCAGCCTTGCCGGGATCGACACGCGGGCCGTCATCCGCATGGTCTGGATGCTCGGGGCGGCGCTGGCTGCCGTCGGAGGCATCATGTCCGGTGTTGTCGTCCAGATCCGCCCGACCATGGGGCTCGACCTGCTGCTGCCACTGTTTGCCGCCTCCATCCTCGGCGGCATCGGTTCGGTCCCCGGCGCCATGCTGGCCGGGCTGATGGTGGGGCTGGCGGAGGCCTTCACCGTACAGATCATCGGGGCTGAATGGCGGGCTGCGGTTTCCTTCGTCATCCTCGTTGCCATGCTGCTGTTGCGGCCACAGGGCATCTTCGGAAAGGCTGCGGCATGATCGACCTTCTCTCCTACGGCGCCTTTTTCCTCACCATGGCCCTGACTTACGCGGTGATCTGTCTCGGCCTTAATCTGCAATGGGGCCAAACTGGCCTGTTCAATGTCGGCGTTGCCGGTTTTGTCGCGGTCGGAGCCTATGTTTCCTCGATCCTGACAACGCCTGCAATCGACGGGCGCTTGGGCGGCTTCGATCTGCCGATTGTCATCGGCTGGCTCGGCGGCGGGCTCGGCGCTGGTTTCCTGTGCTTCCTGCTCGGTGCCATCACCATGCGTCTGCGATCGGACTATCTGGCCATCGCCACCTTCGGCGCGGCTGTGGTCATACAGCTCGCCCTGCTCAATCTGGAAGGCATCACCGGCGGTCCCTTCGGCATCGGTTTCATCCCCCGCCCCTTCGGCACTCTTGCCGAACAGCCAGGCCTGTTCGCTGCGGCCAATCTAGCGGTGCTGATCGTGCTGGTTCTGGTCTGCTATCTTGCCTTGCAGCACCTTACGCGCTCTCCGTGGGGGCGTGTTCTGCGAGCCTTGCGTGAAGACGAGGAAGCAGCCAAGGCGCTGGGCAAGGATCCCGTCACCTATCGCCTGCAGGCCTTCGCCATCGGCGGCTTCGTCATGGGGCTTGGTGGCGCCGCACAGGCTCACTTCATCGGTTTCATCGCGCCGGACAATTATCTGCCGACCCTCACCTTTCAGGTCTGGACCATGCTGATTGTCGGCGGTTCGGGCAACATGCGCGGCGCCATCCTCGGCGCGATACTGGTATGGGCGATCTGGGCTCTGTCGGGCAGCCTCGTAGCCAGCGTCTTCCCACCCGACCAGCAGGCCCGCGCCGCCTCCTTGCAAATCGTACTGATCGGCGTTGCGCTCTGCCTTGTACTGCTGTTGCGCCCCTACGGAATTCTGGGCGAGGCAGGCACCCTGCGCGCGCCCCTGCGACGAGCCCTTCGCCGCGCTCCCAATTCTCTCTCTGAAGGACAAAAGACAAATGTCTGACACACCTGATCGCATCGATCTCGCCCCCGGGCTCAACATTTCCCGCCTCGTCTGCGGCTTGTGGCAGGTTGCCGATCTGGAAAAGGACGGGGATCTGCTCGACCCGGCAGAGACAGCCCCGCGCCTTGCCGCCTATGCCGATGCCGGTTTTGACAGCTTCGACATGGCCGACCATTATGGATCGGCAGAACTGATCACCGGAGCCCTGCTGGCAAACAGCCCAAGGGACACGTCGATCCGCGCCTTCACCAAATGGTGTCCGGAGCCCGGCCCCATGACGCCGGAAGTCGTCCGTGCCGGTGTGCAGGAACGCCTTGACCGCCTCGGCGTGGCAAAGGTCGATCTGTTGCAGTTCCACTGGTGGAGCTTTGAAGACCCCCGTTGGCTTGATGCCATGCATGAGCTGGAAAAGCTGCGCGATGAAGGCCTCATCAATGCCATCGGGGTCACCAACTTCGATGCGGCCCATCTGGCGCTGGCACTTGAGGAAGGCATCAAGATCGTTTCCAATCAGGTCAGTTTCTCCCTCGTCGACCGTCGCGCAGCAGGGCCGCTCTCAACACTCTGCGCCAAGTATGGCATCAAACTGCTGGCCTATGGCACCCTCTGCGGCGGGTTCATCTCCGAGAAGTGGCTGGGCAAGCCAGAGCCGGTCGAGATCGCCGACTGGAGCCGGATGAAATACAAACGCTTCATCGACACAGCCGGTGGCTGGGACGCCTTCCAGGCACTTCTGGCGGCGGCTGATGCGATCGCCAGAAAACACTGCGTTTCACTTTCCAACGTCGCCAGCCGCTGGGTGCTGGAACACCCCTCTGTCGCCGCAACCATCATCGGGGCTCGCATTACAGAGGCCGAACATCGGGCCAGCAACCTCAATGTCTTCAAGTTCGCCCTCGATGCTGAAGACCATGCCGCCCTTGATGTCGCCTTTGCCGGGATGACACCCGTCCCGGGTGACTGTGGCGACGAGTATCGCAAGCCCCCCTTCCTGACGGCGTCGGGCGACCTTTCCCACCATCTCTCCTCCATCGCACCGGTCAACCCCTCCGTGCCAGACCCGAAGCTTGATGATCGCGCCCGCGTTTTCTCCGGCTCCAAATGGGAACCTCTGGCGGGATATTGCCGCGCCA
Proteins encoded:
- a CDS encoding GntR family transcriptional regulator, which encodes MKNLLKADQAGDDKAIPGLGSIARESLQERVYQELARSLMHGVFAAGQVLRMQALADTLQVSIMPVREALARLVSEQALEMMPNRSTRVPLITSERLEDLARVRCLIEGELVRLATPKTDAVTLQSLRDMTAACEAAFQKPLDDEQVSVTSGLNYQFHFTVYGMAGSDVLLPIVRSLWMQSGPFVRASALVYGRNPSLTAVHHHWALIEALAAGDAEAAVEALHADITQSFNLLRSDIAEGEGGD
- a CDS encoding ABC transporter ATP-binding protein, with the translated sequence MEGRQSAQDARPSNEEPILKARSLSRSFQGFKAVDDLSLDLHEGEIMGLIGPNGAGKTTMFNMLAGSLLPTSGTIHLKGLDISREGAEKRLRRGLGRTFQIPRPFPEMTVLENVLCGAQGQSGEKAISAFFRPARSRRDEALALEKARHLTDFLMLSHLENEKARVLSGGQRKLLELARILMADPKVILLDEPAAGVNPTLLQDIMARIVTLNEQGVTILLIEHNMDMVARLCSRVMVMALGQKLAEGAPDVVIRDPEVVRAYLGDAA
- a CDS encoding ABC transporter ATP-binding protein, which encodes MTPDILRLKHLHAGYQPDLPIINGIDLTVRQGEFVVLLGPNGAGKSTLVKAIAGLVPIHSGLVFLREENITHLPAHMKLHSGMTFVPQTENIFTQMSIRENLQISAQILPKQLRAERIEAMFAMFPDLAKRPSTRAGALSGGQRQMLAVARALITDPKLLILDEPSAGLSPMLVDEVFARISMINQTGITILLVEQNVRVGLNVASRGVILVEGKVAHDAPSAELKGDPVVAELYLGGGSEETAQ
- a CDS encoding branched-chain amino acid ABC transporter permease, with product MTLQPLMDGLVNGSIIGLGAIGVTLTYSILRFANFAHGELLSWGAYLALTVSAALGALLPGLGTPIGPFSFGWSVPIAMIASMFLTGLVALTVDWLLFGRLRNAGSAQIILVMSSFGAALALRNLLEFIYTSSPAYFTTALQISRPVLPGLRATPDQLLVLVLAVVMVVAVHLLLTRSAAGRSMRAVSENPALASLAGIDTRAVIRMVWMLGAALAAVGGIMSGVVVQIRPTMGLDLLLPLFAASILGGIGSVPGAMLAGLMVGLAEAFTVQIIGAEWRAAVSFVILVAMLLLRPQGIFGKAAA
- a CDS encoding branched-chain amino acid ABC transporter permease, with product MIDLLSYGAFFLTMALTYAVICLGLNLQWGQTGLFNVGVAGFVAVGAYVSSILTTPAIDGRLGGFDLPIVIGWLGGGLGAGFLCFLLGAITMRLRSDYLAIATFGAAVVIQLALLNLEGITGGPFGIGFIPRPFGTLAEQPGLFAAANLAVLIVLVLVCYLALQHLTRSPWGRVLRALREDEEAAKALGKDPVTYRLQAFAIGGFVMGLGGAAQAHFIGFIAPDNYLPTLTFQVWTMLIVGGSGNMRGAILGAILVWAIWALSGSLVASVFPPDQQARAASLQIVLIGVALCLVLLLRPYGILGEAGTLRAPLRRALRRAPNSLSEGQKTNV
- a CDS encoding aldo/keto reductase, producing the protein MSDTPDRIDLAPGLNISRLVCGLWQVADLEKDGDLLDPAETAPRLAAYADAGFDSFDMADHYGSAELITGALLANSPRDTSIRAFTKWCPEPGPMTPEVVRAGVQERLDRLGVAKVDLLQFHWWSFEDPRWLDAMHELEKLRDEGLINAIGVTNFDAAHLALALEEGIKIVSNQVSFSLVDRRAAGPLSTLCAKYGIKLLAYGTLCGGFISEKWLGKPEPVEIADWSRMKYKRFIDTAGGWDAFQALLAAADAIARKHCVSLSNVASRWVLEHPSVAATIIGARITEAEHRASNLNVFKFALDAEDHAALDVAFAGMTPVPGDCGDEYRKPPFLTASGDLSHHLSSIAPVNPSVPDPKLDDRARVFSGSKWEPLAGYCRAIRVGDRILVSGTTATHGSDHIVAPNDAASQTTYILDKIIGAIRAHGAGPEHVVRTRIYLVDVEDCEAVSVAHGRFFSEVCPANTLLQVAKLVGPYRVEIEAEAVLPPSKA